Within Marinomonas mediterranea MMB-1, the genomic segment TGTTGCATCGCCTTGAAAGAACCACAGCAATAAAGCTGGCAGCCCTCCCCAAGCTAATACAGGAATCCCTTCTTTTACACCCTTTCGAAGCACCACCAAACCTAAAATGGCGGCGGCTAACCAAAACATAACAGGGATGACAGAGAAAGCAGCCACAGATATAATGGCATTCATTCTCTTTTTCATCACCCAATCAGCTAGACCGCTCATAGCAGGGCTTCTACAGACCTATTAATTAAAGTGGCTGTCAGTGTAAGGAAGCAAAGCAATGTAGCGAGCGCGTTTGATAGCAGTCGCTAGCTGACGCTGGTAACGAGCTTTTGTACCAGTAATACGGCTAGGTACGATTTTACCAGTTTCAGTGATGTAACCTTTCAAAGTATCAAGATCTTTGTAATCGATCTCTTTAACGCCTTCTGCAGTAAAACGGCAGAACTTACGACGACGGAAAAAACGAGCCATGAGAGTCTCCTAATTAAATTCTATTATTCAGCTGAATCTTCAGCAGCAGCTTCTTCTTTCGCTGGTGCTTCAGGTTTACGCTCTTCACGCTGAGGGCGACGATCTTCGCGGCTTTCAGCAGCTTTAATTGGAGAAACTTCTGTTACCGCATCTTTACGACGGATAACCATGTTACGGATGATCGCATCGTTGTAACGGAAAGTATCATTTAACTCAGCTAGTACCGCTTCAGAAGCTTCGATGTTCATAAGAACATAGTGAGCTTTATGAATTTTGTTGATTGGGTAAGCTAGTTGACGACGGCCCCAGTCTTCAAGACGGTGAACTTGGCCACCATCTTCAGTGATCAAGTTTGTGTAACGCTCGATCATAGCTGGAACTTGTTCGCTTTGATCTGGATGAACCAGAAACACGATTTCATAATGACGCATTTAAGCTCCTTATGGATTGTTAGTCTCCACGCTTCCCCCGTGTAAAGCTGTGAGACAAGGAGTATTGATTTACGGGGACGCGCATTATATAACACACATTCAAAGAAACAAACCCATTTAAGGATATTTAATGACCAATCAAAGACAGGCAATGTTATTTGGGCTCGGGGCCGTGTTACTTTGGTCAACCGTTGCGACCGCGTTTTCGCTCGCACTTCGACATTACTCTCCCGTTCAACTACTTCTCATCGCGACATTTACATCCTTCGTTTTTCTACTTTCAATCATTATTAAAAATAGAGAGCTAGAAAAACTGATCGAGTTTGGGAGAAAAGAGTGGAAAACCTCTTTGCTTTTGGGGGGCATCAATCCATTCGTTTATTATTTAATATTGCTGTATGCGTACGAACAACTCCCCGCTCAAGAAGCTCAAGCGATTAACTACACCTGGGGCATTGTTCTAAGCTTTATGGCCGTCCCTTTTTTAGGGCAGAGATTGCGCCTCGCGGATCTTATTGCCGCTTTTTGTTGCTACTTTGGCGTCCTTTACATTGCCACTCGAGGAAACGTATTCTCACTTGAGTTTGCCAACGTCCTCGGTGTCTCTCTAGCACTCATCAGCACCTTCATATGGGCACTATATTGGCTGATCAATACGAAAGACAAACGCCCTAATTTAATAGGGCTTACGCTTAACTTTGCTTTTGCATTACCACTCATTGCAATCTATGCGCTGCTTACAGGTGCATTTCAAAATTGGCCAGATAACGGACTCCTCCCCTCCATTTATATTGGTTTCTTTGAAATGGGAGTAAGCTTCATTTTATGGAATTTAGCGATGAAGCGAGCGGAAAGAACAAGCCAGTTAGCCAACCTAATTTTCCTTTCTCCCATTCTATCGATTGTTTGGCTTTCGCAAATTGCGGATGAGCCGATACTCATATCGACTGTAATTGGGTTAGCCTGCATTTTGACAGGATTAACTGTTCAAAACTGGAAAAAAACAAAGTAGCCACCATTTTGAAAAATACGAACGCCTATATTTTCCCTCTACTCTCGATTGTCTTTTGGTCTGGAAACTATGTTCTTGGGCGAATAACCCTTAATCAAGGCATGGACCCTTATACAATGTCATTTTTAAGGTGGCTGCTAGCATGCGCCTTCTTGCTGCCTTTTACCTATAAAGCAATACTACGCGAACGTCAGATCATAAAAGACTGCCTTCCATTGCTTATCCTAATGGGCGGCTTAGGCGTCTGTAATTACAACCTATTTCTCTACATCGCGCTGACAACAACAACCGTTACTAACGCTGTGCTTCTAAACTCGTTAATGCCCATTTTGATTATGTTAGTGGCACGCATACTACTCGGTAGCCGTACTAGCCCACTACAAAATTTAGGAATTGCGATATCGACAATAGGCGCTGCCGTTATTGTCAGTAGAGGGAGTATAGACACGCTACTTCATTTAACCATTACACATGGCGACATGTGGGTAGTTGCTGCCGTTTCAAGCTGGGCGCTCTATTCCGTTCTGTTGTCCAAGCGCCCAAAAGCCATGTCGCTCTATGCCTTTTTTAGCGTAACAGCTATCATAGGAACGCTTATACAAGCACCCATTTATCTGGCCTTTGGCACCCACTCCGTTGCAGAGCTTACTGCAAATAACTGGCTAGTATTGCTCTATATGGCTTCTTTCGCATCGATCGCCGCTTTCATCTGCTGGAACAAAGGCATTGAAAAAATAGGCCCAGCAAGCGCCGGCCACTTTATTCATTTAATGCCTATTTTCAGCGTCGCGCTTTCAATCCCCTTATTGGGAGAAACCCTAGAGACCTTTCATTTACTCGGCGTTATTTTTATCTTAAGCGGCATTTTAACGGCTACCGTACTAAATAACAGAATTCAACGCATACAAAACTAGGCGCCACCACCGTGGAAACGTTCAACTCATTTCAAGCAACTTTTTTAGCGACCTTTGCACTCAAAACCACACTTGTAAATATCAAGACCGTGCCAGCTACTGCATAGATATCCGGCACATGTCCCCAAATCACCCACCCCCAAAACCCTGCGAAAGCAATACCGACATAACTTACAGGGGAAACGAGACTGGCAGGCGCATAGGTATACGCCAAGGTATAAAGATACATACCTACATATAGTGTTGCAGAGACAACCAGCACCCACCCCCAAGTATTAACAGGTAAAGCAATCGAATGCCCCTGACTTATCGCCAATATAAAAGAGCACAAAGCCGAAAAACCAAAGTAAACAATCATGGTTTCGTGAGAACTGACTTTAGTACTTAACATACGTGTTGTGACCATCGAAAAAGCCAAGCCAACGGCCGAAAGAAAGCCAACCACATGCCAAGGGTTAAGGTTTTCTGGAGTCGGGTGTATCACCAACGCAACACCCACAAAACCAAGCAATAGCGGAATCCAACGCGCCTTAGGAATCAATATTTTGTATACAAGCAACACAACAAGCGGGACACACAGGGGAGCACTACTGCGTAAAAGCGACGCTTCAACCAAAGGAATTTTATTCAATGCTAAGTAATAACAAAGAAAGCCGACAAAACCACCCACACTTCTCAGAATATGGATTTTAATCGTATCAAAAGAACGTTTTTCCCACTTGCCACGCATTTGAGGCAACAGAACAACGACACAAAATAGACTCTGCCAAAAAACCAATACAGAGACCGGTATTTCAGTTTGAACTTGCTTGGCGCCGACAGCGGCAATGGACATAATAAATGCGTAAGAAATGGTTGCGTAAATTCCTTTACGCACTTTAAATACGGCTTGCGACACAAACTACCTCATGGTCATTAAAATAGGCTAACAACCATAAAGCTGGAAGTTAGAGCCCTAAATATCGTTCAAAATGAACGTTGCGACTCCTTCCTGTTAATACTTGTGCACTGTCCTGTGCTACAAGCTTTCCCTTATCGACAAGTATGACGTTTCCATCCACAAATATCGCGTCATCAGGAGAATGCGTCACCATCAAGGCAATCAAACGCTGCTCGTGCGTCAGCTGTTTAACAAGGCTCAACATTTCTCGCCTGAGCGAAGGGTCTAATGCACTAAAAGGTTCATCTAGTAACAATATTGGCTGCTGCCGAACCAATGCTCTTGCGATCGATACTCTCTGCACCTGACCACCTGATAGTTCCCCGGGGAACTTCATTGAAAGAGCGTCGAGCTGCACTTTTTCAAGTGACTGCATTACTCGCGCCTTATCTGTCGACGAGAGCTTTCGTGAAGGATGAATACCAACAGCAACATTGTCCCAAACACTCAACTGAGGGAAAACATTGTCACTTTGAAAAAGAGTCGTAATGGGTCGTTGGCTGGGTTCTAACGCAAACACATCCCGCCCATCAAAACGCGCTTGCCCTTCTCCTTTTAGAAAACCACCTAAAAGGTACAGCAGTGTACTTTTTCCTTCACCACTTCCGCCAAGCAAACACGTAAAGCCTTTATCAATCTTAGCCTGATAATGCGCGCTAAAATCATCCCACTGATAATGCAGATTAAATTCTAGCAATTTTTCCGCCTATAATTCGATTAGTAAGATAGAAACAAATAAGACAAAGCAATAACAACACAATAGCGACGCACGCGCCCTGCTCAATACGGTATGAACCAATGAGCTGAAACAAATACAAGGGTAATGAAAGCAGATCTTGACTGCCAAACAACGCCACGACCCCCATATCACCTAGACTCAAAACCAATGCATAGGCAATACCTTGAGCTAAACCTGAACGCGTATATGGCCACTCCAGTTTAAAACGCTGCCACCCCTTAATACCTAAGGATTCGTACAGAAATTGATAGCGTTTTTCATACTGATAAAAAACAGGCGCAATAGAGCGAATAACAAAAGGAAGAGCCATTACCGCGTTAACCCAAACCACCACCCAAAAGGTATAACCAAAACCGACACCCAAATTTCGCAAGATTAAAAATAGACCCGTTGCCAACACAATACTCGGTACCATTAATACCAAATTGCCCATTTGCTCTAAGCGAAACGACCACTTAGCATAACGTAAACTAAACAAACTACTTCTTGCAAGTGACACCACGCAAACTGCCAGCAGTAGCGAAAGCAATGCAGAAGGCAATGCAATTTTCAGAGAGACCATAACAGCATGCCAAAGCGCGTCATCTAAAAGGGTCGTCCAAAATAATGCACTGAAAACAGGTGTAAAAATGGCTAAAAACGGCGGCACCATGAGCAACAATGCCATCAGGCACGCTAAAACATCGATAAGTAGGGATAACCTCCCCCCTTTAAATTGACTTCGTTGCCCTTCAATCAAGCTAACATCTTGACTTAAAACGGGAGAATAGCGATACACACACCATGCAACAACTGAACAGATACACACTTGTAGAAGTGACAAAAAACTCGCTTTGGCAATATCAAAATCAAACCGTAACGCCTGATAAATCGCCACTTCTAACGTACTCGACTTAGGCCCTCCTCCTAAACTTAGCACGACCGCAAAACTTGAAAAACACAGCATGAAAATGAGAACAAAAGCACCGGGTAACGCTTTACGAATATAATGCCATTCAATAATCTTAAACGCGTACCAACGACCAAAACCAAATTGATTCGCCAAACGCCACTGAGCATCAGGAATCATCTGATACACCTGCAATATCAGACGCACTGCCAATGGCATATTGAAAAAGACATGGGCGAGCAAAATACCAAACAAACCATATAAGCCAAACACATCCGCAACACCACTAAACACGCCATTGCTACCGTACACCATAACGATGCCTAAAATGGCAATGATCGCTGGCACCACCATAGAAACCGCAAACAAATTCAGAAGAAAGCGTCGCCCCCAAAAATGTCGGTGATACAAACAAGAAGCCACAGGTATCGCCAACGCAATGCTAATAAGCGTACTTAACAAAGCCTGAAGAAAAGAAAACCGGATAAGACGCCAAAGATAAGGCTCTTGAAGATAGCCCGCCCACTCAACAGGCGATGAGTACAGCAATAGGGAAAAGAAGGCCGCAAAGCCAACCAAAAGATAAAACAGGAGCCCGCCTAAGGCGGGCCAATGTGATCGTAGAAAAGTATTCAAAAAGGTTCGCTTCCCAACAATAAAATCACCCATTCACGAACCCAAATGAACGACTATCGAGTTGTCGCATTTAACCACTCGTTAATCCAAGCTTTACGGTGTTCCGCAACATCATTAGCAGGAAGCGTCAGTACCTTCGTAGGCTGCTGTAATTGAGAGAAAATCTCAGGCAACTCATTAACGTCATCAATGACCGGCAGCATCCAGTTTCCCGTCGCAACTGTATTTTGGAACTCAGACGTCAAAATAAACGACATAAACTGCTGCGCCAACGCTTTATTAGGTGCATTTTTAAGCGTCGCGGCTACTTCTACTTGAGGATAAAAACCTTCTGATGCTGGGGCCGCTTTGTATTTTGTCTCACCTTCGGCAACAACATGATACGCAGGCGATGTTGTGTAGCTCAGTACCACATCTGCTTCTCCTTTAAGGAATAAGCTATACGCATCGTACCAACCTTTTGTCACGGTTACCGTATGAGAAGCAAGCGTTTCCCATGCTTGATCTGCGCTGTCACCATAGACGGACTTCATCCATAGCAACAACCCCAATCCAGGCGTCGAAGTACGAGGATCTTGATAGATCACCCTCAAATCTTTATTTTCAACCACTTCCTTTAAGCTTTTAGGTGGTTGAGCCATCGCTTCGCTGTTGTAAATAAACGCGAAATAACCTTGGTCAAACGGAACAAAGTATTTGTCGCTCCACCCACCAGCAACATTCACGTTAGAAGTGTCAACAGCATGCTCTGCTAACAAACCGGTTTTCTTAGCCGCTTCCATTACATTTAGGTCAAGCCCCAAAACCACATCAGCCGAAGAGCTTAATCCTTCTAACTGAACACGAGAGAGAATACCAACCGAAGAATCCAACGTGACGTAGTTCAAAGTACAATCGCATTGTGCTTCGAATTTTGTTTTGATTTTTGGACCCGGGCCCCAGTCAGAGGCAAACGAATCATAGGTATAAACATTTAATGTAGATGCAGCAACAGCAGAACTTGCTGTAACCAACATCACAGATGCAGAAAAGGCAGTTAACAAAGTTTTTTTAAAAGACATCAGGTCGCTCCAATTACGAGCGGCGTACAGCAGAAATGGCAAGACAAGACTCGCTATCTCAATTCCTACGCCAGCATTATCTGGTTCAGGTTCAATGGGTTAGCAAAGCTTCTCAGCCACACAGCTCATCGATAGATGAGCA encodes:
- a CDS encoding DMT family transporter; translated protein: MTNQRQAMLFGLGAVLLWSTVATAFSLALRHYSPVQLLLIATFTSFVFLLSIIIKNRELEKLIEFGRKEWKTSLLLGGINPFVYYLILLYAYEQLPAQEAQAINYTWGIVLSFMAVPFLGQRLRLADLIAAFCCYFGVLYIATRGNVFSLEFANVLGVSLALISTFIWALYWLINTKDKRPNLIGLTLNFAFALPLIAIYALLTGAFQNWPDNGLLPSIYIGFFEMGVSFILWNLAMKRAERTSQLANLIFLSPILSIVWLSQIADEPILISTVIGLACILTGLTVQNWKKTK
- a CDS encoding DMT family transporter; the encoded protein is MKNTNAYIFPLLSIVFWSGNYVLGRITLNQGMDPYTMSFLRWLLACAFLLPFTYKAILRERQIIKDCLPLLILMGGLGVCNYNLFLYIALTTTTVTNAVLLNSLMPILIMLVARILLGSRTSPLQNLGIAISTIGAAVIVSRGSIDTLLHLTITHGDMWVVAAVSSWALYSVLLSKRPKAMSLYAFFSVTAIIGTLIQAPIYLAFGTHSVAELTANNWLVLLYMASFASIAAFICWNKGIEKIGPASAGHFIHLMPIFSVALSIPLLGETLETFHLLGVIFILSGILTATVLNNRIQRIQN
- the thiP gene encoding thiamine/thiamine pyrophosphate ABC transporter permease, encoding MGDFIVGKRTFLNTFLRSHWPALGGLLFYLLVGFAAFFSLLLYSSPVEWAGYLQEPYLWRLIRFSFLQALLSTLISIALAIPVASCLYHRHFWGRRFLLNLFAVSMVVPAIIAILGIVMVYGSNGVFSGVADVFGLYGLFGILLAHVFFNMPLAVRLILQVYQMIPDAQWRLANQFGFGRWYAFKIIEWHYIRKALPGAFVLIFMLCFSSFAVVLSLGGGPKSSTLEVAIYQALRFDFDIAKASFLSLLQVCICSVVAWCVYRYSPVLSQDVSLIEGQRSQFKGGRLSLLIDVLACLMALLLMVPPFLAIFTPVFSALFWTTLLDDALWHAVMVSLKIALPSALLSLLLAVCVVSLARSSLFSLRYAKWSFRLEQMGNLVLMVPSIVLATGLFLILRNLGVGFGYTFWVVVWVNAVMALPFVIRSIAPVFYQYEKRYQFLYESLGIKGWQRFKLEWPYTRSGLAQGIAYALVLSLGDMGVVALFGSQDLLSLPLYLFQLIGSYRIEQGACVAIVLLLLCLICFYLTNRIIGGKIARI
- a CDS encoding DMT family transporter; this encodes MSQAVFKVRKGIYATISYAFIMSIAAVGAKQVQTEIPVSVLVFWQSLFCVVVLLPQMRGKWEKRSFDTIKIHILRSVGGFVGFLCYYLALNKIPLVEASLLRSSAPLCVPLVVLLVYKILIPKARWIPLLLGFVGVALVIHPTPENLNPWHVVGFLSAVGLAFSMVTTRMLSTKVSSHETMIVYFGFSALCSFILAISQGHSIALPVNTWGWVLVVSATLYVGMYLYTLAYTYAPASLVSPVSYVGIAFAGFWGWVIWGHVPDIYAVAGTVLIFTSVVLSAKVAKKVA
- the thiB gene encoding thiamine ABC transporter substrate binding subunit, yielding MSFKKTLLTAFSASVMLVTASSAVAASTLNVYTYDSFASDWGPGPKIKTKFEAQCDCTLNYVTLDSSVGILSRVQLEGLSSSADVVLGLDLNVMEAAKKTGLLAEHAVDTSNVNVAGGWSDKYFVPFDQGYFAFIYNSEAMAQPPKSLKEVVENKDLRVIYQDPRTSTPGLGLLLWMKSVYGDSADQAWETLASHTVTVTKGWYDAYSLFLKGEADVVLSYTTSPAYHVVAEGETKYKAAPASEGFYPQVEVAATLKNAPNKALAQQFMSFILTSEFQNTVATGNWMLPVIDDVNELPEIFSQLQQPTKVLTLPANDVAEHRKAWINEWLNATTR
- the rpsF gene encoding 30S ribosomal protein S6, whose translation is MRHYEIVFLVHPDQSEQVPAMIERYTNLITEDGGQVHRLEDWGRRQLAYPINKIHKAHYVLMNIEASEAVLAELNDTFRYNDAIIRNMVIRRKDAVTEVSPIKAAESREDRRPQREERKPEAPAKEEAAAEDSAE
- the rpsR gene encoding 30S ribosomal protein S18 — its product is MARFFRRRKFCRFTAEGVKEIDYKDLDTLKGYITETGKIVPSRITGTKARYQRQLATAIKRARYIALLPYTDSHFN
- a CDS encoding thiamine ABC transporter ATP-binding protein; translated protein: MLEFNLHYQWDDFSAHYQAKIDKGFTCLLGGSGEGKSTLLYLLGGFLKGEGQARFDGRDVFALEPSQRPITTLFQSDNVFPQLSVWDNVAVGIHPSRKLSSTDKARVMQSLEKVQLDALSMKFPGELSGGQVQRVSIARALVRQQPILLLDEPFSALDPSLRREMLSLVKQLTHEQRLIALMVTHSPDDAIFVDGNVILVDKGKLVAQDSAQVLTGRSRNVHFERYLGL